From the genome of bacterium:
GACACGGGAGGTCATCCTGGGCGGCTACGACGTGGTCACCGCCGAAGAGCTTGAAAAATGGATCGACGAGGGCAGGGAGATGACCATCGTGGACACCATGCCTTTCGAGGACAGCTACAAGAAAGCCCACGTGCCTGGAGCCGTCCAGTTCCTGTTCCCCGTGCCGGAAATGAAAGAGTGGGACACCGACGAGACCGGCGGCAAGTCCCCGGAGGATTTTGAGAAGCTTCTGGGGGACGACAAGGACAGGACCATCGTCATCTACTGCGGGTTTGTCAAATGCACCCGCAGCCACAACGGCGCCCTTTGGGCGAAAAAACTTGGCTACGGGAACGTCTATCGCTTCCCCGGCGGAATCTTCGCCTGGAAGGGGGCGAAGTACCCGGTGGAGAAGGTGGAATAGGAGGGAAGAAGTCAGGGAGAATGGAAAAGTCAGACACGGTGACACGGGGACACGGCGACGCGGGGAAAGAGCTGGAATACCCGGTTTGGCGGTGCAAAGTCTGTGGCTACCTGTGTGCCCGGGACGATCCGCCCGGTACGTGCCTTGCGTGAAAGGCGGATAAGGACCGGTTCGAAAGGTCCTTTTAAATGCAGGAGCCGGGACATGATCAAAATCTGATTTACTGTGGGGCGGCCTCCAGAAGGCCTCTCCTCAGTTTGCCACCCATCTTGTTTGACGAAGCTTTAACGGTCGCCCGAAGTTTTGACAAAGGC
Proteins encoded in this window:
- a CDS encoding rhodanese-like domain-containing protein, translated to MVLLLVLGFAMPSMALFGNRFVDEVEKEAGAVKLTREVILGGYDVVTAEELEKWIDEGREMTIVDTMPFEDSYKKAHVPGAVQFLFPVPEMKEWDTDETGGKSPEDFEKLLGDDKDRTIVIYCGFVKCTRSHNGALWAKKLGYGNVYRFPGGIFAWKGAKYPVEKVE